From a single Streptomyces misionensis genomic region:
- a CDS encoding LuxR C-terminal-related transcriptional regulator has translation MVVTTMGVPDETGADPRGPADPCGDPFLRTRFAIPALPATYLRRDRLLGHLDEAPRRPLTVVGGAAGAGKTLLVADWAAGHPGRVAWLTAQMAGKGRGTFWAYLLQALRLAGVTLSDEVGLPAEAGRVDDALLTRLAAELSAREAPVTAVIDEYDRVTDPEIADQLEFVLRHAGPGVRLVLVTRTEPLLPLHRYRAAGAVTEIRNDELAFTPGEAAELLALHGLRLPADEVTALLTRTRGWAAGLRLCALAAQGTQDPRTYLKEFEADRTTIGDFLLAEVLKRQRAETQDLLLRISVLDRFCPALADTLTGRADAELLLTGLHRENAFVEDLGHSWFRLHPLFRDILRAHLRARHPGLEIELHRRAAAWLRHAGPLGETLEHAAAAGDWEAAADALVGDLALGELLTGPRAEALAELFSALGPEPRTPATDLVRAALALARGDLDRGLPPLERAARALTAERTGDPAAARLGCALLHTLAARLTGSPARAETAARQAAELCREIPAPLLDRHPEPAALLRTHLGAARLWAGWYAEARAALTAVADTGRTAATAQALALLALLDHLEGRPGRAERRALAALSGADRPGPAVPPGAGLATLVLAAVAADRDEPDRAEAFLAAAADARGDPVTEAERAIVTGRVRLARGDTEGALEAADRMALTEETSPWAEAHTALVAAGAHLAEGRPELAAKLLTDPPGEEPLCLVGAARAELAAGRPANAAELLDRIPPHHGLGPLVTVSAALARAQGYGAEGDPAARQRLVARALREARRERLRRPFREAGPWLAPLLATMPLRALAEGWLLPGAPRPDGTGRVDEPPPVVEELSGRERDVLVRLADMMSTEEIAADLYVSVNTVKTHLKSAYRKLSVNRRHDAVRRARELGLL, from the coding sequence ATGGTGGTGACCACCATGGGCGTGCCGGACGAGACCGGAGCGGACCCGCGCGGGCCCGCCGATCCTTGTGGGGATCCGTTCCTGCGGACACGGTTCGCGATCCCCGCCCTCCCGGCGACCTACCTGCGCCGCGACCGGCTGCTCGGCCATCTGGACGAGGCCCCGCGCAGACCACTGACCGTGGTCGGCGGGGCCGCGGGCGCCGGCAAGACGCTGCTGGTCGCCGACTGGGCCGCCGGGCACCCGGGACGCGTCGCCTGGCTCACCGCGCAGATGGCGGGCAAGGGCCGCGGCACCTTCTGGGCCTACCTCCTCCAGGCCCTGCGGCTGGCGGGGGTGACCCTGTCCGACGAGGTCGGCCTGCCCGCCGAGGCGGGCCGCGTGGACGACGCGCTGCTCACCCGGCTCGCCGCGGAACTCAGCGCCCGCGAGGCCCCGGTGACCGCCGTCATCGACGAGTACGACCGGGTCACCGACCCGGAGATCGCCGACCAGCTGGAGTTCGTGCTGCGCCACGCGGGCCCGGGCGTGCGCCTGGTCCTCGTCACCCGCACCGAGCCGCTGCTGCCGCTGCACCGCTACCGGGCGGCCGGCGCGGTCACGGAGATCCGCAACGACGAGCTGGCCTTCACCCCCGGGGAGGCCGCCGAACTGCTCGCACTGCACGGCCTGCGGCTGCCCGCCGACGAGGTGACCGCGCTGCTGACCCGCACCCGGGGCTGGGCCGCCGGGCTGCGGCTGTGCGCGCTCGCCGCCCAGGGGACGCAGGACCCGCGGACGTACCTGAAGGAGTTCGAGGCCGACCGCACCACCATCGGTGACTTCCTGCTCGCCGAGGTGCTCAAGCGGCAGCGGGCCGAGACCCAGGACCTGCTGCTGCGGATCAGCGTCCTCGACCGCTTCTGCCCGGCCCTCGCCGACACCCTCACCGGGCGCGCGGACGCCGAACTCCTCCTCACCGGCCTGCACCGCGAGAACGCCTTCGTGGAAGACCTCGGACACTCCTGGTTCCGGCTCCATCCGCTGTTCCGGGACATCCTGCGGGCCCATCTGCGGGCCCGCCACCCCGGTCTGGAGATCGAGCTGCACCGCCGGGCCGCGGCCTGGCTCCGGCACGCGGGCCCGCTCGGCGAGACGCTGGAGCACGCCGCCGCCGCGGGCGACTGGGAAGCCGCCGCCGACGCCCTCGTCGGCGACCTCGCCCTCGGTGAACTCCTCACCGGCCCGCGCGCCGAGGCCCTGGCCGAACTCTTCTCCGCCCTCGGCCCCGAGCCGAGGACCCCGGCGACCGACCTCGTCCGCGCCGCCCTCGCCCTCGCCCGCGGCGACCTCGACCGCGGCCTGCCCCCGCTGGAACGGGCCGCGCGGGCACTGACCGCCGAACGGACCGGCGACCCGGCCGCCGCCCGGCTCGGCTGCGCCCTCCTGCACACCCTGGCCGCCCGGCTGACGGGTTCCCCCGCACGGGCCGAGACCGCCGCCCGCCAGGCGGCGGAACTGTGCCGGGAGATCCCCGCCCCGCTGCTCGACCGGCACCCCGAACCGGCCGCCCTGCTGCGCACCCACCTCGGCGCGGCCCGCCTGTGGGCCGGCTGGTACGCCGAGGCACGCGCCGCGCTGACCGCGGTGGCGGACACCGGCCGTACGGCGGCGACGGCGCAGGCCCTCGCCCTGCTCGCCCTCCTCGACCACCTGGAGGGCCGCCCCGGGCGTGCCGAGCGCAGGGCCCTCGCCGCGCTGTCCGGGGCCGACCGCCCGGGCCCGGCCGTGCCGCCGGGCGCCGGACTCGCCACGCTCGTGCTGGCCGCCGTCGCCGCCGACCGCGACGAACCGGACCGCGCGGAGGCGTTCCTCGCCGCCGCGGCCGACGCCCGGGGCGACCCGGTGACCGAGGCCGAGCGCGCCATCGTCACCGGGCGGGTCCGGCTGGCCCGGGGCGACACCGAGGGCGCGCTCGAAGCGGCCGACCGGATGGCCCTCACCGAGGAGACGTCCCCGTGGGCCGAGGCGCACACCGCGCTGGTGGCCGCCGGGGCCCACCTCGCCGAGGGACGGCCGGAGCTGGCGGCCAAGCTGCTGACGGACCCGCCCGGTGAGGAGCCGCTGTGCCTGGTGGGCGCGGCCCGGGCGGAGCTGGCGGCCGGCCGCCCCGCGAACGCCGCCGAGCTGCTCGACCGGATACCGCCGCACCACGGCCTCGGCCCCCTGGTCACCGTGTCGGCGGCCCTGGCCAGGGCGCAGGGGTACGGCGCCGAGGGCGACCCCGCCGCACGGCAAAGGCTCGTGGCCCGGGCGCTGCGCGAGGCCCGGCGCGAGCGGTTGCGACGCCCCTTCCGCGAGGCGGGACCGTGGCTGGCGCCGCTGCTCGCCACCATGCCGCTGCGGGCGCTCGCCGAGGGCTGGCTGCTGCCCGGCGCCCCGCGCCCGGACGGCACCGGCCGCGTGGACGAGCCGCCGCCGGTGGTGGAGGAGCTGAGCGGCCGCGAACGCGACGTGCTGGTGCGGCTGGCCGACATGATGTCCACCGAGGAGATCGCCGCCGACCTCTACGTCTCCGTCAACACGGTCAAGACCCATCTCAAGAGCGCCTACCGGAAGCTGTCCGTGAACCGCCGGCACGACGCCGTGCGCCGCGCCCGCGAACTGGGCCTGTTGTGA
- a CDS encoding purine-cytosine permease family protein, which produces MTHSHDPLGITHDRAAARPIQLETHGLDVIGDADRRGTPRMLFWPWFGANVSVLGLSYGAFAFGFGISFWQALVAGTIGIVVSFLLCGFVSVAGKRGSAPTMVLSRAAYGVRGNRLPSVVSWMLTVGWETALISLATLATATVFTSLGWGGGTETKVVALMVVAALTVVAGVMGFDLIMRLQTAITVITGVLTLVYVGLVAHHVDWNAVKAVPGGSAQQMMGALVFMMAGFGLGWINAAADYSRYLPRDSSSLGVIGWTAFGGSLAPVLLLVFGVLLAGSSPGLSRAIADDPIGALATILPTWFLVPFAVVAVLSLVGGAVLDIYSSGLALLSAGLRVPRYLAALWDGCLMIAGSVYIVFFAGGFLGQFMGFLTTLGVPVAAWSGVMLGDLALRRRDYDDGDLYRPHGRYGDIPLVPPLLTLAATAVGWGLVTNTAAHWLGWQGYLLRPLGLGGRTGAWAYANLGVVAALALSFLGTLLLGRRRVRAQEALAPSPAPGEEFLNA; this is translated from the coding sequence ATGACGCATTCGCACGACCCCCTCGGCATCACCCACGACAGAGCCGCCGCCCGCCCGATCCAGCTGGAGACGCACGGGCTCGACGTGATCGGGGACGCGGACCGCAGAGGCACCCCGCGCATGCTGTTCTGGCCCTGGTTCGGCGCGAACGTCTCCGTCCTCGGGCTCAGTTACGGCGCCTTCGCGTTCGGCTTCGGCATCTCCTTCTGGCAGGCGCTCGTCGCCGGCACGATCGGCATCGTCGTCTCCTTCCTGCTGTGCGGCTTCGTCTCGGTCGCCGGCAAACGCGGTTCGGCGCCCACCATGGTGCTCAGCCGCGCCGCCTACGGGGTGCGCGGCAACCGGCTGCCCTCGGTGGTCTCCTGGATGCTCACGGTCGGCTGGGAGACGGCCCTCATCTCGCTCGCCACCCTGGCCACCGCGACCGTCTTCACCAGCCTCGGCTGGGGCGGCGGCACGGAGACCAAGGTGGTCGCCCTGATGGTGGTGGCCGCGCTGACCGTCGTCGCCGGTGTGATGGGCTTCGACCTGATCATGCGGTTGCAGACCGCCATCACGGTGATCACCGGAGTCCTCACCCTCGTCTACGTCGGCCTGGTCGCCCACCACGTCGACTGGAACGCCGTCAAGGCGGTGCCGGGCGGATCGGCGCAGCAGATGATGGGCGCGCTGGTGTTCATGATGGCCGGCTTCGGCCTCGGCTGGATCAACGCCGCCGCCGACTACTCCCGCTACCTGCCCCGCGACTCCTCCAGCCTGGGCGTGATCGGCTGGACCGCTTTCGGCGGCTCGCTGGCCCCCGTGCTGCTGCTGGTGTTCGGCGTGCTGCTGGCCGGCTCCTCGCCGGGGCTGAGCCGCGCCATCGCCGACGACCCGATCGGCGCGCTGGCCACCATCCTGCCCACCTGGTTCCTGGTGCCGTTCGCCGTGGTGGCCGTGCTCAGCCTGGTCGGCGGCGCGGTCCTCGACATCTACTCCTCGGGCCTCGCCCTGCTCTCCGCCGGGCTGCGCGTGCCCCGCTATCTGGCCGCGTTGTGGGACGGCTGCCTGATGATCGCCGGCTCCGTCTACATCGTGTTCTTCGCCGGCGGCTTCCTCGGCCAGTTCATGGGCTTCCTGACCACGCTCGGCGTGCCCGTCGCCGCCTGGTCCGGCGTGATGCTCGGGGACCTCGCGCTGCGCCGCCGCGACTACGACGACGGCGACCTCTACCGCCCGCACGGCCGCTACGGCGACATCCCCCTGGTGCCCCCGCTGCTCACCCTCGCCGCCACGGCCGTCGGCTGGGGCCTGGTCACCAACACCGCCGCGCACTGGCTGGGCTGGCAGGGCTACCTGCTCCGGCCGCTCGGCCTCGGCGGCCGTACCGGCGCCTGGGCGTACGCCAACCTGGGCGTCGTGGCCGCCCTCGCGCTCTCCTTCCTCGGCACCCTGCTGCTCGGCCGGCGCCGGGTGCGCGCCCAGGAGGCCCTGGCGCCGAGCCCCGCGCCCGGCGAGGAGTTCCTCAACGCGTGA
- the msrA gene encoding peptide-methionine (S)-S-oxide reductase MsrA, whose translation MTAGTERAVLAGGCFWGMQDLIRKQPGVVSTRVGYSGGDTPNATYRDHGDHAEAIEILYDPSVTSYRDILEFFFQIHDPTTRDRQGNDIGRSYRSAIFYDGEEQHRTAVDTIADVEASGLWPGKVVTEVEPVGDFWEAEPEHQDYLERYPNGYTCHFPRPNWKLPRRASSTTD comes from the coding sequence ATGACAGCGGGAACCGAACGAGCCGTACTGGCGGGCGGTTGTTTCTGGGGCATGCAGGACCTGATCCGCAAGCAGCCGGGCGTGGTCTCCACCCGCGTCGGCTACAGCGGCGGCGACACCCCCAACGCCACCTACCGGGACCACGGCGACCACGCCGAGGCGATCGAGATCCTCTACGACCCCTCGGTCACCAGCTACCGCGACATCCTGGAATTCTTCTTCCAGATCCACGACCCGACCACCCGCGACCGCCAGGGCAACGACATCGGCCGCAGCTACCGCTCCGCGATCTTCTACGACGGCGAGGAGCAGCACCGCACCGCCGTGGACACCATCGCGGACGTCGAGGCGAGCGGACTGTGGCCCGGGAAGGTGGTCACGGAGGTCGAGCCGGTGGGCGACTTCTGGGAGGCCGAGCCCGAGCACCAGGACTACCTGGAGCGCTACCCCAACGGCTACACCTGCCACTTCCCGCGGCCGAACTGGAAGCTGCCGCGCCGCGCGTCGTCCACCACGGACTGA
- a CDS encoding ankyrin repeat domain-containing protein — MREQRVTEWDGVTLRSSLKPRFAQARDRLADAARDGDWAAVEDVLAERPEWVNCPRLEGRSGYTPLHQAAWHGAGAATVEGLLARGALRTLRMGDGERAADIAARRGHHRLAELLRPVVRHPVPPAEIALLQEHLNRLIRHRAALEGGSDLATRHALWLPEVEALTELDHPVCWFPVPGMYGGFQITLDGRELTVDSWIRVIGGSERTDRVTPAGVRLQEGEPLL; from the coding sequence GTGAGGGAGCAACGGGTCACGGAGTGGGACGGCGTCACCCTGCGGTCGTCGCTCAAGCCCCGCTTCGCGCAGGCACGCGACCGGCTCGCCGACGCCGCGCGGGACGGGGACTGGGCGGCCGTGGAGGACGTGCTGGCCGAGCGGCCGGAATGGGTCAACTGCCCCCGTCTGGAAGGCCGTAGCGGATACACCCCGCTGCACCAGGCCGCCTGGCACGGCGCCGGCGCCGCGACCGTCGAGGGGCTGCTCGCCCGCGGCGCGCTGCGGACACTGCGGATGGGCGACGGGGAACGCGCCGCGGACATCGCCGCCCGCCGCGGCCACCACCGACTCGCCGAACTGCTGCGCCCGGTCGTCAGACACCCCGTGCCGCCCGCCGAGATCGCCCTGCTCCAGGAGCACTTGAACCGGCTGATCCGCCACCGGGCGGCCCTGGAGGGCGGCTCGGACCTGGCCACCCGGCACGCGCTGTGGCTGCCCGAGGTGGAGGCGCTGACCGAACTCGACCACCCCGTCTGCTGGTTCCCGGTCCCGGGCATGTACGGCGGATTCCAGATCACGCTGGACGGCCGCGAACTGACCGTGGACAGCTGGATCCGGGTCATCGGCGGCTCGGAACGCACCGACCGGGTCACACCGGCCGGCGTGCGCCTCCAGGAGGGCGAGCCACTGCTCTGA
- a CDS encoding NAD(+)/NADH kinase — protein MTLDRVGLVVHGGRAEARAAARTVREWCAEHAVACADIDVWREGARHSAREEMDAAGDPDLVVTLGGDGTFLRGARLAAENDALLLGVDLGRVGFLTEVPASAVRSALDAVREERITVENRMMLTMRASCRLEVPAQMEALMRYGRGPMLPPPRVRVECEAGGDWGVALNVTALNDIVLEKLARDRQVSVAVYLAGRLLACYSADALLVATPTGSTAYSFAAGGPVVSPRTEALVFTPVAPHMVFNRSVVAAPDEPVALRVLERSGQAAVSIDGQLRGVLGPGDWIGVYAAPRRLKAVRLGPMDFYGRLRERMNLTDAPAALADGQAAPLWPVTSPPPDDLAHLALPSAPGDMPPT, from the coding sequence ATGACGCTGGACCGGGTCGGCCTGGTCGTGCACGGCGGGCGCGCGGAGGCGCGGGCCGCGGCGCGGACGGTGCGCGAGTGGTGCGCGGAGCACGCGGTGGCCTGCGCGGACATCGACGTGTGGCGGGAGGGCGCCCGGCACAGCGCGCGGGAGGAGATGGACGCGGCGGGCGATCCCGACCTCGTCGTCACGCTCGGCGGCGACGGCACCTTTCTGCGCGGGGCGCGGCTCGCGGCGGAGAACGACGCGCTGCTGCTGGGCGTGGACCTCGGACGGGTCGGCTTCCTCACCGAGGTGCCGGCCTCGGCGGTGCGCTCCGCGCTGGACGCGGTGCGCGAGGAGCGGATCACCGTCGAGAACCGGATGATGCTCACCATGCGGGCCTCCTGCCGCCTGGAGGTGCCCGCGCAGATGGAGGCGCTGATGCGGTACGGCCGGGGGCCGATGCTGCCGCCGCCCCGGGTGCGCGTGGAGTGCGAGGCGGGCGGTGACTGGGGGGTCGCGCTGAACGTCACCGCGCTCAACGACATCGTGCTGGAGAAGCTGGCCCGCGACCGGCAGGTGTCGGTGGCGGTCTATCTGGCCGGGCGGCTGCTGGCCTGCTACTCGGCGGACGCGCTGCTGGTGGCGACGCCGACCGGATCCACGGCGTACAGCTTCGCCGCCGGGGGCCCGGTGGTCTCGCCCCGCACGGAGGCGCTGGTCTTCACGCCGGTGGCACCGCACATGGTGTTCAACCGGTCGGTGGTGGCCGCCCCGGACGAGCCGGTGGCCCTGCGGGTGCTGGAACGCTCGGGCCAGGCCGCGGTCAGCATCGACGGCCAGCTGCGGGGAGTGCTGGGCCCGGGCGACTGGATCGGCGTGTACGCGGCGCCGCGCCGGCTGAAGGCGGTCCGGCTGGGGCCCATGGACTTCTACGGACGGCTGCGCGAGCGCATGAACCTCACCGACGCCCCGGCCGCCCTCGCCGACGGCCAGGCCGCCCCGCTGTGGCCGGTGACCTCACCGCCCCCCGACGACCTGGCCCATCTGGCCCTGCCGTCCGCCCCGGGCGACATGCCCCCGACCTGA
- a CDS encoding MarR family winged helix-turn-helix transcriptional regulator: MAVKTADARLEERWRDILAVHARTMCEIDRALAPYGLGASDFEVLDILAAESPRQGDHCRVQNLVGRVHLSQSALSRLIGRLEKDGLVERSVCTEDRRGVWVALTSKGRTLHAEVLPLQRAVLERMLTEREDQAPSGA; encoded by the coding sequence ATGGCAGTGAAGACGGCCGACGCCCGGCTGGAAGAACGGTGGCGGGACATCCTCGCCGTGCACGCGCGCACGATGTGCGAGATAGACCGGGCACTGGCCCCCTACGGGCTGGGGGCCAGCGACTTCGAGGTGCTGGACATCCTGGCCGCCGAGTCGCCCCGCCAGGGCGATCACTGCCGGGTGCAGAACCTGGTCGGCCGGGTGCATCTCAGCCAGAGCGCGCTGTCCCGGCTGATCGGCCGTCTGGAGAAGGACGGCCTGGTGGAACGCTCGGTGTGCACGGAGGACCGCCGCGGGGTGTGGGTCGCCCTCACCTCCAAGGGCCGCACCCTGCACGCCGAGGTGCTGCCGCTGCAACGGGCCGTGCTGGAACGGATGCTGACGGAGCGGGAGGACCAGGCGCCGTCCGGGGCGTAG
- a CDS encoding SseB family protein, translating to METPAHDALPTPAQQALDALVADAEDQRALDTLAHSDVLVPVPDDAIDGEGADATTVALPVLEQPGGDPVVPVFTTEGEMAELLPFVSRYRLIPLGALASQWPDEDLSLAIDGSSSHALTLTSQGVRTLLAR from the coding sequence ATGGAGACACCCGCACACGACGCCCTGCCGACGCCCGCCCAGCAGGCGCTGGACGCCCTGGTCGCCGATGCCGAGGACCAGAGGGCCCTGGACACCCTCGCCCACAGCGACGTGCTCGTCCCCGTGCCGGACGACGCGATCGACGGGGAGGGCGCCGACGCCACGACGGTGGCCCTGCCCGTCCTGGAACAGCCGGGAGGCGACCCGGTCGTCCCCGTGTTCACCACGGAGGGCGAGATGGCCGAACTGCTGCCCTTCGTCTCGCGCTACCGCCTCATCCCGCTGGGCGCGCTGGCCTCCCAGTGGCCCGACGAGGACCTCTCGCTGGCGATAGACGGCAGCTCCTCGCACGCCCTGACCCTCACCTCACAGGGAGTGCGCACCCTGCTGGCCCGCTGA
- a CDS encoding SHOCT domain-containing protein: protein MSAQTYLAYDYPALSVFWSMLVFFLWIMWFVLLFRVVMDIFRDDALGGGGKAAWLLCVVLLPFLGVFVYLIARGKGMGRREVEQARAQQRAFDEYVRQTARDGGSRADELARLSEMKARGDITEDEFRRAKEMVLADHAPTAPEKNEVAR from the coding sequence ATGAGTGCGCAGACCTACCTCGCCTATGACTACCCGGCGCTGAGCGTCTTCTGGTCCATGCTGGTGTTCTTCCTGTGGATCATGTGGTTCGTGCTGCTCTTCCGGGTGGTCATGGACATCTTCCGTGACGATGCCCTGGGCGGCGGGGGCAAGGCCGCGTGGCTGCTCTGCGTCGTACTGCTGCCGTTCCTCGGTGTCTTCGTCTACCTGATCGCCCGCGGCAAGGGCATGGGCCGCCGCGAGGTCGAACAGGCCCGCGCCCAGCAGCGGGCCTTCGACGAGTACGTCCGCCAGACCGCCCGGGACGGCGGCTCCCGCGCCGACGAACTCGCCCGGCTCTCCGAGATGAAGGCGCGCGGGGACATCACCGAGGACGAGTTCCGCCGGGCCAAGGAGATGGTGCTCGCCGACCACGCCCCGACCGCACCGGAGAAGAACGAGGTGGCACGATGA
- a CDS encoding HdeD family acid-resistance protein, whose product MTTSRGTSPQGPDRPSPGPEHDPGGAAAPHTPATETAPAGAAPDPARALGRLGGSWPWILGSALVSLVPGILILVWPQETLHVLAVILGLYLLATGAFRFVAAFGRTESGERLTGLLVALLFVLAGVLCLRNPLQTITALSLIVGVVWLVSGILVLYAALVAEDLPHRGFVTGVAVIAILAGVVVLALPAPSARVLTRLLGLWLILLGVSEAVVALAWRAALRRAAARAPAPGPPFTHPG is encoded by the coding sequence ATGACCACGTCACGCGGTACGAGTCCGCAGGGCCCCGACCGCCCGTCCCCCGGACCGGAACACGATCCCGGCGGGGCCGCCGCCCCCCACACCCCGGCCACCGAGACGGCCCCCGCCGGGGCCGCCCCCGACCCGGCGCGGGCGCTGGGCCGGCTGGGCGGCTCCTGGCCCTGGATCCTCGGGTCCGCGCTCGTCTCCCTGGTGCCGGGCATCCTGATCCTGGTGTGGCCGCAGGAGACCCTGCACGTCCTCGCGGTGATCCTCGGCCTGTATCTGCTGGCGACCGGCGCGTTCCGCTTCGTGGCCGCCTTCGGCCGGACGGAGAGCGGGGAACGGCTGACCGGCCTGCTGGTCGCGCTGCTGTTCGTGCTGGCCGGGGTCCTGTGCCTGCGCAACCCCCTCCAGACCATCACCGCCCTGTCGCTGATCGTCGGGGTGGTCTGGCTGGTCTCCGGCATCCTGGTGCTCTACGCCGCCCTCGTCGCCGAGGACCTGCCCCACCGGGGCTTCGTGACCGGTGTCGCGGTGATCGCCATCCTGGCCGGCGTCGTGGTGCTCGCCCTGCCCGCGCCCTCGGCCCGGGTGCTGACCCGGCTGCTCGGACTGTGGCTGATCCTGCTCGGCGTGTCCGAGGCCGTCGTGGCCCTCGCCTGGCGCGCCGCGCTGCGCCGGGCGGCCGCCCGCGCCCCCGCCCCCGGACCGCCGTTCACCCACCCAGGGTGA
- a CDS encoding DUF2795 domain-containing protein, which yields MAGISPPDLQKALSGVGYPADSEQLRQAAEHNHAPKEVTDRISHLGKRTFENPAEVSKAVFRDE from the coding sequence ATGGCGGGTATCAGCCCCCCTGATCTGCAGAAAGCCCTGTCCGGCGTGGGGTACCCGGCCGATTCCGAGCAGTTGCGGCAGGCCGCGGAGCACAATCACGCGCCCAAGGAGGTCACGGACCGCATCTCGCATCTCGGGAAGCGGACGTTCGAGAACCCGGCGGAGGTCAGCAAGGCCGTCTTCCGGGACGAGTGA
- a CDS encoding potassium channel family protein, producing the protein MTDPAPGNSRPYGGPYRRAAAASCARAVGIVVALVLAYYLVPLDARSTAGTVLLLVCGLAAVLVVFGWEAWMIMRSPHPRLKAVEALATTVALYLIIFASVYHVLEHDTPGSFTEPLTRTDALYFALTTFTTVGFGDITARSEASRVAVMCQMAGGLLLVGLAVRLLAAAVEAGLRRRGREP; encoded by the coding sequence ATGACCGATCCAGCCCCCGGGAACTCCCGGCCGTACGGGGGCCCGTACCGCCGGGCCGCGGCCGCGTCCTGCGCACGGGCGGTGGGCATCGTGGTCGCCCTGGTCCTCGCGTACTACCTGGTGCCGCTGGACGCGCGCAGCACCGCGGGGACGGTCCTGCTGCTGGTGTGCGGCCTCGCCGCCGTCCTGGTGGTCTTCGGCTGGGAAGCCTGGATGATCATGCGGTCCCCGCACCCCCGGCTGAAGGCGGTGGAGGCGCTGGCCACCACGGTGGCCCTCTATCTGATCATCTTCGCCAGCGTCTACCACGTGCTGGAACACGACACACCGGGTTCCTTCACCGAGCCGCTGACCAGGACGGACGCCCTGTACTTCGCGCTGACCACGTTCACCACCGTGGGGTTCGGCGACATCACCGCGCGCTCCGAGGCGAGCCGGGTGGCGGTGATGTGCCAGATGGCGGGCGGGCTGCTGCTGGTGGGCCTGGCCGTGCGGCTGCTCGCGGCGGCGGTCGAGGCGGGGCTGCGGCGGCGGGGGCGGGAGCCGTAG
- a CDS encoding VOC family protein — protein sequence MTTDSPTSGVRTLVYPVKDAARAKALFSALLGVEPYADEPYYVGFKAAGQDVGLDPNGHAQGLTGPVPFWHVTDLRERLAALLAAGAEIVQDVRDVGNGRLVASVKDADGNMVGLLQDPDAEK from the coding sequence ATGACCACCGATTCCCCGACCAGCGGCGTGCGGACGCTCGTCTACCCCGTCAAGGACGCGGCGCGGGCCAAGGCCCTGTTCAGCGCGTTGCTGGGCGTCGAGCCGTACGCCGACGAGCCCTACTACGTCGGTTTCAAGGCCGCCGGGCAGGATGTCGGCCTCGACCCGAACGGGCATGCGCAGGGGCTGACCGGGCCGGTGCCCTTCTGGCACGTGACCGATCTGCGGGAGCGGCTCGCGGCCCTGCTGGCGGCGGGCGCCGAGATCGTCCAGGACGTGCGGGACGTGGGCAACGGCAGGCTCGTCGCCTCGGTGAAGGACGCCGACGGCAACATGGTCGGACTCCTCCAGGACCCGGACGCCGAAAAGTAG
- a CDS encoding DUF7144 family membrane protein, whose amino-acid sequence MTAPRTTHEHEPTTRQLWATGLTAFAAVMLLLTGILDIFRGIMGIARDDVFLTTRSYVFQFSLTGWGWVHLVLGAVAVVIGLGLMRVSAWARAGGVVIAALIIIANFLSLPYYPVWSIVMIALAGFTIWALCVVRKDGRTIFD is encoded by the coding sequence ATGACCGCACCGCGCACCACGCACGAACACGAGCCGACCACCAGGCAACTGTGGGCGACCGGGCTGACCGCCTTCGCCGCGGTGATGCTCCTGCTCACCGGGATACTCGACATCTTCCGCGGCATCATGGGGATCGCCCGCGACGACGTCTTCCTCACCACCCGCAGCTACGTCTTCCAGTTCAGCCTCACCGGCTGGGGCTGGGTCCATCTGGTGCTGGGCGCCGTCGCCGTCGTCATCGGCCTGGGACTGATGCGGGTGTCCGCCTGGGCGCGGGCCGGCGGTGTGGTCATCGCCGCGCTGATCATCATCGCCAACTTCCTGTCGCTGCCGTACTACCCGGTCTGGTCGATCGTGATGATCGCGCTGGCCGGATTCACCATCTGGGCGCTGTGCGTGGTCCGCAAGGACGGCCGGACCATCTTCGACTGA